The sequence GCCTTGGTTCAAGCTGTACTCAACAAACCCGTCCCGATAACCAGCAGGCAGTTTGCTGAGTAGTCTATCTACGTGAGAACCACATAACAGTTCATAGCCATTCTCACCCTCTAAGGAGCGTAACATGCCCACCAAAGCCTGGACTGAAAGAGCAAAGTTGTCGAATGCCTCTGGATCTCCTGCTTTTATGGGGGGTGAGTTTAAGATGGCCCCTAACTCACTCTGCTCCAGCTGCCGGGGTTGTCCATATTTATCCTGGAGTGCCTGGAGCGCTGAGGTATATGGCTTTGGATCGTGCATATATGCTTGGGCTAACTTATATGCACTTGGCAGCTTTAAGTGATCCAGAAGAATTTGGTATTTGAACTGTTCTGTAAGGTGGGTATGTGACTCAAGCAAATTGTCTAAAGCCATTTTAAGTAGGGCGAAGTCTGACTCTTTACCAGATGCGAATTGGGGTAATGTAGGTCTAGGCAATCCATACGATGTGGCAATAGCTCCATAAGTTCAGGATTGGGTGGTACTCTAGACCCCATATGAGGCGTTGGCACCTGTTGTAGTAAAGGTGGAACAGTGGGGTAAGGATAAGGCAGCATACCTGCATACGGTAGCATTGGCTGTTGCTGTGGATAATGTAGAGGGACAGGCGGGACTTGTACTTGACTGAAGCCCGTTGGTTGCTGGCTAAGCAGAGACGTATTGGGAGCTAGAGAGGGTGGTTGAGCCTGAGGTGTGGTGGCATCCATGGTGGATACCGGTCGTAGTTGAGGAGCTTGGTTGGTGGCTGCTGGCGTAGAGGAAGGTAAAGTGGTATATGTAGGTGGTAGAATGGTTGGCCTGGTTATAGTAGCATTAGCTTGGTGTAGCGGAGCAGGCTGGATTTGAGTCACTGGGGGGCTAGTGGAGACAGGAGGATTAGCTGTTGGAATAAAGGCTGGTGGTGGAACATTAGTTGATGGTGTAGAGTGGAGCTGTTCAGGTTGACCATGTGAGTGTGACGGTAATGTACGGGAATTGGCTAGAAGCCGGGGGTTGTACTCACATTCACTAATAGGTCTGGAATGAGCAGGGCTCTGGGGTGCTTCCTCCTGTAGGAAGGAGGTTATCATAGCAGCTTTCTCTacttccatctccttctctttcagtcgcCTTTGCAGCATCAGATGTTTAGTTATTGCCTCCTTAGCCTTGTAAGCAGTTTCtgctttttcctctaattcatgCCTCTGCCGCTCTTGTTCTCTGAGGAGGGTCTCCTTTTCATTGAGTGCATCTCGAGCCTGTTTGTCCAGAAGACTGCAATGTTCATTGACCAGAGTCTCTTCCATTATCTGCCTCTGCACCTCGGCTAATTCCATGCGTTTAACCCTTTCCTCCAACATTGCCACCTGCAGGTTTGACAGAGTGTCTGTAACTGACCTCTTAGAAACTGAGCTCCTGGTGCTTGATCCAACACTGCTTTGGGACTTAGGTCTACTACTATGAGAAGCTGCTTCGACGTGGTGAAAGTGTGCTTCTCTGGCGGCTACTGCTCTAGCTTCCTCATGGATGTTGGATGCAGATGGTCCCACCACTGTAGGATTGTATCCAACTTCATAATCAGCGAGGTATGCTGGTGGCCGCATCTCTCGCTGGGGTCTGAGATGTTCTGCTGAGTCCGCAAGGGTTTGTAGTGACTCCATATTGTCCGCAGTGAACTATCTGATCCGGCTCGAAGGACCATGTGAAAGAGTATGGAACTCTGGATGGCTAGTTCAGATCAGATAGGATGTCACTGAAGAGAAACTCCGGTCAGAGAGTTGGTTCAGGAGTCATTTATTCCCAAAGGTTGATATATTTACAtgcatggggtgtgtgtgtgtgtggttctataaaaatacaaaagaagaTTAAACAATATATTAATAAAGAAATCAAAGTACATGTGCTTCAGTCAACATCTCACACATTGAAATACAAAGAAAGTACAATAGAGATGCACACAAGCTATACAAATTTATTCAGTGGTCTCTGGCGCCCTCTTGTGGGCGAACAGCGCAACATGCGCGGTACGAACGCAACACGTGTGAATTGAACACACGGAGCTCCCATGCCAAATTACAATTAGCATGATGAACAGGAGTCAAATAGTAAAcgtaaacaatacacaaaaatggTCTGGAGTTGGGTAGCGAGTGTAACTCAAGGCTTATCACAAGTAAGTGCACAGGAAATAAACAAGCTAAGCTAACACTTGCTAATGCCCATTTAACAGCTCCGTAAAATCAGCTAACAGATTCTACGTAATATTAATATACTCGAGTACTGCTAACCCGCATCGGAAACATTGGGAACATACACAAACCACTGAGCAGTGCCATAACAGATAGATATAAACAAATTAGGGTGTAAGTACTCACACTGCGTCATGCACGCACACAGACCACTTCTCCATTACTCATGCACATCTGCCGACAGCGGAAAAGACAGCGCTACGGCAAAGTGCACgtcaacttcaaaataaaagtcccgGAAATTAAATAGACTTTCTGACAGTCCCTCAATCATATATTGACCCAAAAACCTTATGTTTGTGCCtgttaaatgaaacaatacatgtTGATTTTTAACTGAATTGGAAATAAAAATTGCTACGGAACCAGCCATGACCATTTTTGTTGTGAGATTTACACATGAACTTcacattacactggaaaaaaatcaaaattttaccaagtgtatttttctcatttctagtcaaaatatctcatcacacttaaaaaagacataatcaccgaaagagtaacttttcagtgagatataagaacttattttttgacaatagatcttaaaaattttatttcaagaaatcttaaaaagataattttcacttgttccattggcagattatttatttatttatttatttttgcttaattcaagacttttttgcttaattaaaaaaaatctgtcaatggaaaaggtgaaaataatcttggtaagatttctggaaataagattttcaagatctattgtctaaaaataagttcttatatctcactgaaaagttactctttaggtgattatgtcttattgaagtgtgatgagatgttttgactagaaatgagaaaaatacacttggtaagattttgatttttccagtgtagaCAAATAAACCtgaatgaattttaaaatctgaAAATCCTGCACATTATGACACTTTAGTTCTGGCTTTTTGGATGAAGTCTTATTTATACCTTGAGTTTGTGAACCAGCATCTAATGTGTAAAGTCCTGAAGGGtcagtgatgtttttgtttttccttaaaaAGCAGAGACGGTTCATCCTGATCATGTGGACACCACCAACATCATGTAGGAGctgaaataatgataatattgttTCATGACGTACTTCCAGATTATGCCTTCAACATCAGtcgttctcaaactttttacagtggagtatccccccgaaatatatgtttttatccaAATACCCCCAACTCCCACTTCAGCAtttgtgattgaaaaaaaatgaggcaaaatttgttcctgtgccaaaggtgtttgtttatattttcaaaactttgtaaacgaacaatatatatttaactgtaGTAAAAAATATGTAGtaaaaaatacaattttcaaagtaattttttttgtgcaaatataaactgaaaagtgccctctttcattgataagaaaaataaattggtcattaattaatacatgaaattttatcaacaaaaaataattacttagctactcaaactcattttgaatcatataaaatagaaatgttcttaaaatgttatcaaAGCTGAAACAATAAAACtcttatatgaatgtatttattgtgttttatatttcagcattaattctcattttttattttgtatttggtacatgatgacttatttattgtatttatccaaaaaaaaattcaagtaccccctgggcttcttcaaAGTACCCTTGGGAACCCCTATTTTACATCAATGTTGAtgcattttaactttttttttttaatccatttccTGATTTGTATAaatgatgtgttttattttagtgACATTATAATTCAGGAGGCGTCTGTCTGTTGACGTCACAGATGAACAGAAACATGACTTCAACACAAAAGGTGACTATGAATGTGTTTCTATCTTATTTCTGGACTGAAGATATAGTCAATAAATCAAAACATCTGACAGTGACATTTTCTTCACGTTGTATTTGGAATTTCCCCCTGTgtgactaataaaggaatatcttatcttaaattatcttatcttatcttatcaatgTCAGCTTTGAGTTTGATGAATTTACACGTCACACAAGTTtggaagcaacaaaattaatataattattatataaAGAGTCattcatctggatacatttaactATAATTACCAGGTATTTGGCTTTAATAACAgcaaatacaaaatgttttttccacttttctaAGGTTTGTTTTGGGAGTTGCATTCTGTCTTAACTCTTTTTAGGtccctcatagaaatactgtgaaattaaaatttacaacctgtgtgtttttggaggacataacaagactttattacttttgtgaaattgtagaaattttttattgtcatgtagaaaatcaaggtcaatgaagttaccgtatttggaccCTCACCCATAAGtggcacaataaataaataaatatatttccaagaagtatatatacatatacatgtatataacatgtataacatgtattgtaaaacattagaaaaattttttttagaacattacaactaGAGGGTGACTGATATGGGTTCTAAGGCCGATGCCATTTTTTAAAAGTCTGGTCAGCCAATGGCCGATATCTACTGCCGAATTTTGAGGCCCATATTTTaggctgcctttttttttctttctttcttttttttttttaaagcatattgactgtaaaatataattgaaacactcagataattaagacttttatgcagcaatataaatgaaatgattactacatgtacacatagtaatcttttaacatttattcaacttcaagtgctgcccacacgggtgcctgatcaaatatcttataacaattttattactgatcaaatatcggctatcaaaaaaaaaaaaaaaaaaaaaaaaaaaaaatgaagtccaATGGCTTAGATTGAAAGAATCAGTATAAAATTTAGGTGGAAATCTGCTTAGGTTTTTTTAGAATCCAGAGTAAAAAAGTTTAAATTCCTGTTATGGAAAAGGAACTATAGGtcttagtgcagtggtttccaaccttttttggctcgtgactccattttaacatcataaattcttggcgaccccagacattcaaaactgagactttttttttttttttttgctaaaattaatttattttgatcatgtaatagtttgctatattatgttgcaaataaatgttaattttagacacatttagtctatataatgtatattattatggacggaggcagaaaagccaggtgtagactactgcacaaagtaagaatttgattttccttggtcaggatatgtacagtcagtccagcttggatttacaaggctgacaattaatactgaacaaacaagaactcaaactatgaattatgaaagagctgcagcatctgaaactgaccacaatgaacatttgaaagataaacagaaccacagtgcttcagtttcagcttcacagtttgtcatgtcttttatggattgtgattgtctctgtcaactgacCATaaattttttatcagtattttttttttttttctatcaattacgagaaattccaggtgaccccatgtggggtcccgaccccaaggttgaaaaacactgtcttagtgTGTAGTATCAAGTTCTTGCATATTTATCTGGAGTTTACTGTAGTATTTTGGTGGATGTCTTTCTTACATTCCCCTGTATCTGCAGAAAACTCACCGCTGTGACGACTGTGGCAAAGAGTTCAGCAGACCGAGTCAGTTGAAGATTCATCACAGAGTTCACACTGGAGAACGACCGTTCAGCTGCGACGTCTGCGGGAAAACATGTAATACAAAAGGCCAATTAACAGTTCATCAGATAATTCACACAGGAGAGAGACCATACGGCTGTGACCAGTGTGACAAAACATATAAGAGAATAGGAGAGCTAACGGTTCACCAGAgagtccacactggagaaagaccatacaGCTGTGATCAATGTGACAAGACCTACAAGAGAAAAGGAGAACTGACACTTCATCAGAGAGACCACGCTGGAGAAAAACCCTACAGCTGCGAGCAGTGTGGGAAAACCTTCTCTCGGTTGTACAACCTCAGTAATCACCAGCTCATTCACACCGGAGAGAAACAGCATTACTGTCGAGAATGTGGGACACGCTTCACGCAGCGGATAAGCCTCATTGTCCACCAGCGCATCCACACCGGAGACAAACCCTTCagctgtgaacagtgtgggaagagCTTCTCCCAGCTGAGCAGCTACAACGTCCACAGAAACCTCCATACCAAGGAGACCATCTTCTCCTGTAAACACTGTGGGAAGGTGTTGAGCACATACTACGGACTCCAGACTCATGAACGAATCCACACCGGAGACCGACGCTACAGGTGTAAATACTGCGACAAAGCCTTCATCTCTTCATCCAGTCTCTCAACCCATGAGCGCGTTCACACCGGAGAGAAACCGTACTGGTGTGACTGGTGTAAGAAGAACTTCAGCCAGTCGTACCAATTGAAGAAACACAAGTGTGTTAGCGAGACCCATAACAGAGCAGATTAGTTTGTATTTGACAAAGGAATATTCAGTTTTCTGACAATAATGACAACATCTACACATCATCTCAGATCATGAACAGAACTGTAGGGTCATGATTTTTATGGAAACATGGTTTAAGGAACTTCGTGGACGAAGCATCTTCAGAGCTGATGACAGAAACAGAGGGTTTGATCATCTATGAGTGTAAACAGAATCCAGGCGTTCACTTTAACTATAATTAGCACAGATAGCAGTTAGCATACAGAGCTAAAGACTATGCTGAGCCTCAAACCGCATATTTCTGCACTTAAACTCAATATTTTTACTGTATGAGCATGTTCACACTGTCAGTTACACCAAAGGCGCATTAAGTACTTGGATCTTCACTCACAATGGTAAAAACTTTATTGTTGAATACCAAAAATGAGGAGTAACAGTAGAGAGAGCGTCATTGCATTTTTGTCGTTGAATATTTGCTCTGTACAAAATCAGTCATAAAAATCTTAGTACAATTAGAAGGTACATGGTGATGAATAATGCATCAAGGTTGAGTTTAAAGGAAAATATTCAGGGAGGCATTAAAGCACTGCTGATGAATTAttaagggtcctgtagtccaacggcatatttaaagatatTTATTAACAtccgtttgacctttcaaggtcactcaaggtcaaaggtagggatgtaacaattaccggtataacgataaactggagtaaaattgcagacggttagtattaccgtttaaattctaattatcatgataaccgtgtttgattaccgcacttgtaggggaaaaaaccctatgtaaagatctgcttttatgtcaaatatttgagtactgttttaatttattacaattttaattttatattgctaatatttggaaccaatacaggaggtcctcgggttatgcggtactcgacctacgctgtttcgactttacaaCGCCTGAGTCTCGTCCACCATTTTCTCTCCAGCCCCGTAGTGTAAAGTGTCTGTgattgtgctccgtaattttctcggtatcctcacctttttcaccctcctttttcacatcatggccccaaaaaagaaagcaggatcttctagcgatgctggtccagccaagaggaaagccatcacgatggaaacgaagctggatattatcaaaaggtcggagaaaggcgagacacCGACGAACATCGGCACAGCtttaggcttcagtcggtcgaccgtggcAACCATTATCAAGGACAAAGCCCGTATTTTAGACCACGTGAAGGGTTCAGCCCCTATGAAGGCTACAGTAATCACAAAGCAGCGTTCTTCCATCCTAATTGAGATGGAAAAATTACTTATGCTATGGATCGAGGATCAGAATCAACGTAGGCTTTCTATCAGCCTAATGCTCATTCAGGAAAAGGCACGGTGTATTTTCCAAACTTTGAAAGAGCAGAAAGGCAAGGATGCCGAGAAGGAGGAATTTACCGCCAGCAAGGGCTGGTTTATGAGATTCAAGGCCCGTGCCAATCTTCATAATCTCAAGGTCCAAGGTGAGGCTGCATCCGCAGATGAAATGGCTGCAAAAGCTTTTCCGGGTGATCTAGCCAAGATCATCCAGGAGGGCGGGTATCTTGCGGAGCAAGTTTTCAACGTGGATGAAACCGGATTATTCTGGAAGCGGCTGCCTAGTCGGACCGACATCTCTAAGGAGGAGAAGACGGCCCTGGGCCATAAGGTGGGGAAGGAGAGGCTTACTTTGCTGCTTGGGGGTAACGCTGCTGGGGACTTCAAGCTGAAACCTTTGCTCGTCTATCTTGCTGAAAACCCCAGGGCACTCAAGGGGATCTGGAAGAGTATCCTACCAGTCATCTGGAAGTCGAATAGGAAGGCATGGGTGACGCTTGCTATTTTTGAGGATTGGTTCACCTACCATTTTGTCCCCGCAGTGGAGCGGTACTGTGCAGTCAAGGGCATCCCCTTCAAGGTCTTACTGTTGCTTGACAATGCTCCTGGCCATCCTCCTACTTTGGGTGATTTCCACCCCAATGTTAAGGTGGTTTACCTCCCACCCAACACGACATCCCTGCTGCAGCCCATGGATCAAGGCGTCATCGCGTCCTTCAAGGCATACTACCTTAGAAGGACTATGGCTCAGGCGTTGGATAGGACGGAGAATCAAGAGAACTTCAATCTTAAGGACTTCTGGAGGGGGTATAACATCCGTGATGCCATTAAAAACATTGCCAATGCGTGGAATGAGGTGAAGCAGACCAACATGAACGGCGTGTGGAAGAAGTTGTGTCCCCAATTTGTGAATGACTTCCATGGGTTTGAGGAGACTTGTGAGTCTGTGATTAGAACAATTGTCCAAATCAGTCGGCGGTTGGATCTGGAGTTGGAGACGGACGACATCACGGAACTTCTGGATTCCCATGGAGAAGAGCTATCATCCGAGGACCTGATTGAATTGGAGAAGCAGATGATCAAAGAGGACGAATCCATAGAAACCCCAGAACCAAGGCATTTCACAACCAAGGGCTTAGCCGAGGCCTTTTCACTTCTAGAACAGGCTATGGCGCGATTCGAGGCAGAGGATCCCAATATGGAACGATTTTTGAAAGCTTCAAGGGGAGTGATGGACAGTGTACGGTGCTACCGTGAGATCtgggaggaaaagaggaagatttCCTTCCAGACGGACATCTCCAAGTACTTCACCAAGGTGGAGAGGCCAGTAGAACCCGTACCTTCAACATCTACAGAATATCCTGCACCTGCTACCCCTCCAGATAATCCGGATTCCCCAGCAGCAGCTCTCACAGcctcccctccttcttctccagCCACCTCTCAGCAGTGATGGTAAGAAcagtatcttatttttttattttaatttattttattttattaatatgaagtataatacgtgtatttggatatttatttacaGATTTAGGGGGTATTTAGGGAGTATTAAAGGGTTCATTCCGAACTTATGCGGAAATTCGGGTTatgtcgccagcgtaggaacggaactcgttcaTAACCCAAGGACCTCCTGTATTCACtttcaaagtctttgaaaaggttcattaagcatctttgtgttatttatgcaaaaaattatatacatttttaaaattggattttatatatttttgtgcgttttttggccttttatgtttttaaagtaggttaaagtgaaaaaaataataggcagataatatactgtagatgaagttgtgctgaaaaaaagatcccaaacatgggtatagtaaacatttgtttatatagtatacaaaggcaaaatgaaaagtactgaaaaacagccaaaataggctcagaccactaagggttaatatttgaatgtttctgcaacagaaggtacattgtgccaattattttattagtttttctttgttttttttttttcaaaatacaacttggttaaattatttcagtgtgtgtatcagtactttttgaacattttgagcacagtttcaacaatatcacgataataatgataaccgtgataattttggtcacaataaccgtgatatgaaattttcatatcgttacatccctagtcaaaggtcatggcaccaaatgaaagcccatatgtgacttcctgtctattgccaatagtaattataccaatatcttcaactgttttcaagttatagcactttgaaagtTTTCCCATTATAGACCAAtaaggatttttaaaaattcataaaaaattcataaaaaaaaaaaattcataaaaaaatcaatacttCTCAATTCTTTGATCAATTTtcgtagaccttaccccaaggaacctctgctatgaatttcaattgattctagCTGATGGTTTTAgagaagaagtttctagaaatctggacatagatgactttgagtttgacctttcaaggtcactccaGGTCGAAGGTCATGGCACCGaataaaagtccatatgtgacttcctatcttttactaatagtaattatatcaagatcttcaactgttttcaagttatagcactttaaaATGTGTCCTATTAGAAACCAATAGGGatttaaaaatctttttaaaattcattaaaaaattcaaacatcaatatttcccaattctttgaataaACTTGCTataccttaccccaaagatgttccacaacaaatatcaagttattctgactgacggtttcagagaagaagattcttgaaaaattgtttatggattgacgacaactgataccaatagtccatcagacccttTGGGCCATCGGAccaaaaaccacagaagaagaatgtTGCATCACCATATCTGACAACACTAAGTACTACATTAATCTAAAATGTTGTTTCTGTGTAAATGGGacaaaaatgcaacaaacattTTCGTTTCAGTCTAAAACCGTTGTCATGTAAATGGGGCCTGAATAAGAATTTACTAAATATATCCGATAGCCACGGTTACACTAATATTCGATGGTTCATTGTATAAAACACGAGAAATAGCGACTGATTCGCTGAAAGGCTGTAAGTAGAGGGATGCTGGAATACAGTCACTCTACTAGCCTGTTAGCGATTAGCAACTAGCTCTGAATCCTGTCACAGAAACTGACAGAAAAGGACGATTAATGCTGGAAAAGTCCCGATGAAACATGAGCAAAAGTGTCCTGTAAAAACACATGActgcacccccacccacccatggATGAAAAGAGTAAAAAGGTAAATCATCACTACTATATATTCAACACAAAGATGCCTTGTGCTTCTGTTTGCATGTGTTTATATAATAGATCTTGTGTCTAACCTTTGACCTGTCATTGCATCCAAAATCTGAAGTCTGTTTGTATATTGGTGTTGGACATAAACAGTAAaatgcatcatcatcatctggtCAATTCTCACTTTTGCTTATTGAATCAACACAAAcacttgccaatttttttttaatctgtgaaaAACCTTTACAGAagtgaacaaaaaacaaagtggACAGATTAAAACAGTGACACAATACTCATGAATATGCATGAGCAAGAAGAAAAATTTCAGTTATGATATTTTTTAGCTACTGTATATACAAGTTCAACTCTGAAAAGTTGGGAAAactttttaaaatggaaataaataca comes from Sphaeramia orbicularis chromosome 18, fSphaOr1.1, whole genome shotgun sequence and encodes:
- the LOC115438803 gene encoding zinc finger protein 239-like, which translates into the protein MNRNMTSTQKKTHRCDDCGKEFSRPSQLKIHHRVHTGERPFSCDVCGKTCNTKGQLTVHQIIHTGERPYGCDQCDKTYKRIGELTVHQRVHTGERPYSCDQCDKTYKRKGELTLHQRDHAGEKPYSCEQCGKTFSRLYNLSNHQLIHTGEKQHYCRECGTRFTQRISLIVHQRIHTGDKPFSCEQCGKSFSQLSSYNVHRNLHTKETIFSCKHCGKVLSTYYGLQTHERIHTGDRRYRCKYCDKAFISSSSLSTHERVHTGEKPYWCDWCKKNFSQSYQLKKHKCVSETHNRAD
- the LOC115438800 gene encoding tigger transposable element-derived protein 1-like isoform X2; the encoded protein is MEKLLMLWIEDQNQRRLSISLMLIQEKARCIFQTLKEQKGKDAEKEEFTASKGWFMRFKARANLHNLKVQGEAASADEMAAKAFPGDLAKIIQEGGYLAEQVFNVDETGLFWKRLPSRTDISKEEKTALGHKVGKERLTLLLGGNAAGDFKLKPLLVYLAENPRALKGIWKSILPVIWKSNRKAWVTLAIFEDWFTYHFVPAVERYCAVKGIPFKVLLLLDNAPGHPPTLGDFHPNVKVVYLPPNTTSLLQPMDQGVIASFKAYYLRRTMAQALDRTENQENFNLKDFWRGYNIRDAIKNIANAWNEVKQTNMNGVWKKLCPQFVNDFHGFEETCESVIRTIVQISRRLDLELETDDITELLDSHGEELSSEDLIELEKQMIKEDESIETPEPRHFTTKGLAEAFSLLEQAMARFEAEDPNMERFLKASRGVMDSVRCYREIWEEKRKISFQTDISKYFTKVERPVEPVPSTSTDVFGYLFTDLGGI
- the LOC115438800 gene encoding tigger transposable element-derived protein 1-like isoform X1, which encodes MEKLLMLWIEDQNQRRLSISLMLIQEKARCIFQTLKEQKGKDAEKEEFTASKGWFMRFKARANLHNLKVQGEAASADEMAAKAFPGDLAKIIQEGGYLAEQVFNVDETGLFWKRLPSRTDISKEEKTALGHKVGKERLTLLLGGNAAGDFKLKPLLVYLAENPRALKGIWKSILPVIWKSNRKAWVTLAIFEDWFTYHFVPAVERYCAVKGIPFKVLLLLDNAPGHPPTLGDFHPNVKVVYLPPNTTSLLQPMDQGVIASFKAYYLRRTMAQALDRTENQENFNLKDFWRGYNIRDAIKNIANAWNEVKQTNMNGVWKKLCPQFVNDFHGFEETCESVIRTIVQISRRLDLELETDDITELLDSHGEELSSEDLIELEKQMIKEDESIETPEPRHFTTKGLAEAFSLLEQAMARFEAEDPNMERFLKASRGVMDSVRCYREIWEEKRKISFQTDISKYFTKVERPVEPVPSTSTEYPAPATPPDNPDSPAAALTASPPSSPATSQQ